A window of Carassius carassius chromosome 48, fCarCar2.1, whole genome shotgun sequence genomic DNA:
TAACCTCCTGCACCTCATGCCATCCTTGTCAAACCTGTTTtcatttaatcatttctgacagaAGATTGGCAAACAAGTACATGAACCCtgaaacaaataaagaaagagtgagaaagagaaatgTCAAACCCTTAGGAGGCCCCATGCCTTCCTGTGATGAAGATGGATTTTTTAGGGTTATTGCAAAATTTCCTGCCGTGCCGGTGGGATTGTGCATATGCCGGAGAAAATAAGGAAGAATGGTAGGAGGGCAAAAGAAGACAGGAGAGAAAAGAAGGGAAGGTAGCATCCCGCTTTAATGAAATCACTTTAGTTTTTCTCAGAAATTCCAGCAACCTGCAGAGAATCCAAACACTGTGTATAGCAAGAAGGAAGATGGAATCCAGAGCCAAAAAATAGTTTAGAGGCAAAACTGAAATGTGTAAAACTGCAGCTAAAACAGTCACTTAAATATCACAACtaaatatctaataaattggACAGGGAAACCAAAAGATTGATTATATGACTAAGATGAAAcagtttaataattataatttaattaattatagacCATATTGAATGTCACATCAGCTAATCACAAGGCAAACTCATACATACTCACTCTCCTTCCCAtccctgcagaaaaaaaaaacagacttaaGCTGTTCACCTTTGGTACATGGTAGATGGCAACAAACTAGCTGCTCAAGCTGATTTTTAGAAAGTGATGTCTGGTTGACCAGTCAATGACTAGCTTGGACCAGCTAATAAGTAGAAATCATGTTCTAAAACACAAAAGAGTCAAACAGGCTTCTACTACAGAAACATTATGAGATCAGATTAAAACAGAATAGAGTGAGTAAATATAATCACAAGACTATGAGCAAACATAAATCACAAGCTTTCCTAATAACCAGCCATTGCCCTTCTAGGGGAGGAGAGAAAAAATAGGCATAGAAAATATAGATGGTTGATGTGAGAAAATGGGGGTCACAAAGGGACAGAATAAAAGGATGAAAAGAGTGAGTGTACCTGCCAATCGAATACTTGTTCATCTCCCTCAATAGACTGGCCCTTTAGCAGCCAGGGCTCTTGTTGGAACAGTAATCTATTCTGTGTACTCAAAAACACACATTGTTACCTTGAAGATGGCAGAGGCTTAGCCTAGCCCTTTGTTCACCAGGAAATCAAAGAGATTTTTGAACAATCAGCAAAAAGGGACACACACAAAATGGACTTTCATTGAAAATTAAGGGGCACCACTTTTAGAAACCTATTTATGTTCAGACAATCTAAGTTGTGTCGATGAAGAATCGAAACATCAAAACGCTGGGTGGGCTGCTCTAAGGACAATGTTCTGGGATGAGGTCTAAACTCTCTGAGATGAACTCATTAAGCAAACATTGGAAAGAGTGAAACTGAGTGCAAGGCAGGTCAACAGACATTCGGTCAGCTGGACCATACAACACAGCCATTATTAGATGATCTCAGAAAATACTGAaggaaaaataagacaaaagttATTTGGCCACACCATGATACCAGCTTCAATTATAGTGCAGAGTCATGCacctacagtatttattcattttaactgAGATGCCAGTGACTAATTAAGAATTGACTCAAAATcacttacacattttttttttctacaacattTCAGACCAAGCTTCTTTTTTTCACAGTACTTGTAGAGTGTGCAGTAAATATCAAAGGCCTTTTCCTGTTTGTATAAATGAGCCATGTAAAGGAATTGTTCaaaactggttttgcttcaggactcAAATGTTAGATTTCACATGGTCCTGAAAGAGTACCAAAATGGTTTAGTATGGATAAACATCTGAACATCAAACACcgaaatgtttattattaatgttaccaTGATTTGTATAGGCCAGGGGTGTCCAACCCTGCTCCTTGAGGGCCAGATTCTTGCAGAGTTAAGCCCCAATATGATCCAGCACTGATAGTTTATAGTAGAGGTTCTGAAAACCTTGAATTGCTGtttcaagtgtgtttaattagggctggAATTAAACTCTACAGGACTGCAACCCTCtaggagcaggactggacaccaATAATAAAGGTCCAATAATGTGCCAACTCatatatacaataacaatatcatTGTTGTAGTTTTGACATTGggtttctatttttttctgttgcaggATTCAGTCACTAAGGCCAGACAGTAATCGATGATGCGGCCATTATCTCCCCTGTCTCATCTCATTTTGTTTCACCTACTGTGCGGATCTCTGAGCAGCAGATGTCCTCAAGAGTGCTCATGCAGCCCCGGTGGTTCTATCTTCTGTGTCCAGAAGAACTTGAGTTACATTCCTCGTGGCCTCCCCTCCTCCACAATTTACCTCTATGTGTTTCAGAACAACATCAACACCTTGCAACAGCAGGGCTTTGTAGAGCTTGGCAAGCTTGGAATGCTGGACTTGAGTCAGAATGCACTCACTGAAATCCCTGATGGGGTGTTCAGCCCACTCTCCTCTCTACAGAACCTGGATCTCTCCTCAAACCACATTACCTACATTTCCAAAGACAGCTTTGCTGGACTGGTCAACCTGGAAAGGCTGTATCTCTACAGCAACCAGATTCAGAGTATTCACCCAGCTGCCTTTGAGGGACTAGAGAACCTACTTGAGCTAAAGCTACAGGGGAATCAGATTAGAGTTTTGCCAGCTCTGCAACTGCCCAGACTGCTCCACTTGGACCTTAGTTATAATAGTATCCCACCTATTGAACCTGAAGATTTACAGACACCACACCTTGAGTCTCTTAAAATAGCTGGACTGCGGCTGACCAGTCTGGATGAGAAGCTGTTAAGCAATCTAGTGAACCTACATGTTCTGGATGTTTCCCAGAATCTGCTCGTAGAGATACAACCTACACTGAAGGCAATGGGGGGCCTACGAAACCTCAATTTAACTGGGAATCCTTTGCGATCCCTTAAACAAGAAGACTTCCAAAATCTGGTTAATTTGCTAGAGCTTGACTTGAGCAACCTTAATTTGCAAGGCTTCCCCGAGGGCTTCTTCAACACTTTCCCCAAACTTGAGAAGCTCACTGCAGCTGAAAACCCCTTTAACTGCCTCTGCCCACTGGCCTGGTTTCCAGTATGGCTAAAGGATGCAAATGTAGAACTGTTGAGAATAGAGGACACTCGTTGCCACTTTCCACCAGTAAACTCAGGAGAGGTTTTGGCAAAATTGGAGCATAAAGATTTTGGCTGTCCCACAACGACCATTGAGTTAACAAGTGCTGGGACAAGTAGTACTACAAGCAAGCCCACAAACTCCACCACACCATCAAGCACAACGCACACCATTTCCCCGGAGCCACCAAGTGAGATGCCCTCAGACATAGACAGCATCCCTCTTCCCCATACCACTGCCTTCCCCAAAGAAATCATAAAAGATTCTGAAGAAGAAGACATCATGTGCCCTTCCAATATCTGTCTAAATGCTGGAACATGCATATTTGACTCAAATGGGGCGGTTGTTTGCCTGTGTCCTCCTTCAATGTCAGGACTCTACTGTGAGACACAAAACCCAAGCTTCCTTACTTCGCCTTCACCTACAGTTTCTATCGAGCCCATTGCTACAGTCCAGCCCAACACAATCAGCTCCCTTCACATAACCAGTACTTCAATTTCATTAGACCTTCACCATTACATCCACACAAGAATGCACATCCGTGGAATCCGTCTGACTTACCGAAACTTGTCAGGCCCAGACCGGCGGCCAATACACCTCAATGTGCCTCCAACTTACCCCGAATACACTCTTAGAGGGCTACAGCCAAATAGCACCTATTCTGTATGTGCCAGCCCTCTGGGAGAGCCTGTCCATGTCTCGGCTAGTGCCTGCATGGAGGCTCGCACAGCAGGAATCCCATCCTTCTCCCAAGAGCCAAGTGTTGACAAGACCCAACCCTCTTCCTCTCTCATACCAATCATGACAGCTGTGGCAGTGGTGATGGTTGTGGCCATTATAGCTACTGTGGTAGTCATCCACCGCAGGAGGAGATCCAAGGCTCCAGTAGATATGGACTTACATGAGACATCTCATATGGAGTTAGAGGGAATGAAAACCAGTCCAGAGAATGGTCTGACACATCCAAAACAACCCAACATCACCCCTTGCCCGTCTATAGTGCAAAATAGCTTGGAATACGTGGCACCTTTAATACAAGGGCAGTGTCCAGCCAACAATAATGTAGCTTGTATGAAACCTTTGTATGTGTAAAAGCCATATTGCGCTATTCATACCTCCAGCCCACAGAAGGCAATGTGCTCCATGACTCCTGCAGGCGGGTGCTATGCAGACACTAGATATACTCTGGTGGGCTGATGAACATTTTAATGCATCCCAGCCAAACGCTTAAACTGACTGCCAGTATTTAAACCAGGTGCATTTtccttcaacatttttttttctacaaatgcCTTTAAGTGCCTTTTATAACCATAAATATCAGACTTTATAAAGAATGCCATTCTAAGAAGAGGCCAGACATTACTGAACACAGTGTTGATAGGCTGGAAAACAGGTTGTTTTAGAGGTAGCTCATTAATTGTGTTGCTGGCTCTGGAAGTGGTAAACAGGAGTCAAAAGGTCATGCCTGGACCCctggacttgtttttttttttttgtccagaaACAAATTGCACTGATAAGAGACACTGGGACTGTGCCTAAGAGTTGCCCATAGAAGCTGAAAGAGAGGTTTTATACAACATCAAAGCATCCCTCTGCCCCATCTGTCCTGCACAGGAGAATatttgctgtgaaaaaaaaacataatgaagAGACATTTTCTTAATTTGTCTAGTTTACGCTGTTATGTTAAAGCTGTGTTatgatgtttttgtatttttaaagaaacggttcacaaaaatgaaaaaaaaatgtgtaaatgtaaacagaattttccttttagGTGAACTT
This region includes:
- the vasna gene encoding vasorin a; the protein is MMRPLSPLSHLILFHLLCGSLSSRCPQECSCSPGGSIFCVQKNLSYIPRGLPSSTIYLYVFQNNINTLQQQGFVELGKLGMLDLSQNALTEIPDGVFSPLSSLQNLDLSSNHITYISKDSFAGLVNLERLYLYSNQIQSIHPAAFEGLENLLELKLQGNQIRVLPALQLPRLLHLDLSYNSIPPIEPEDLQTPHLESLKIAGLRLTSLDEKLLSNLVNLHVLDVSQNLLVEIQPTLKAMGGLRNLNLTGNPLRSLKQEDFQNLVNLLELDLSNLNLQGFPEGFFNTFPKLEKLTAAENPFNCLCPLAWFPVWLKDANVELLRIEDTRCHFPPVNSGEVLAKLEHKDFGCPTTTIELTSAGTSSTTSKPTNSTTPSSTTHTISPEPPSEMPSDIDSIPLPHTTAFPKEIIKDSEEEDIMCPSNICLNAGTCIFDSNGAVVCLCPPSMSGLYCETQNPSFLTSPSPTVSIEPIATVQPNTISSLHITSTSISLDLHHYIHTRMHIRGIRLTYRNLSGPDRRPIHLNVPPTYPEYTLRGLQPNSTYSVCASPLGEPVHVSASACMEARTAGIPSFSQEPSVDKTQPSSSLIPIMTAVAVVMVVAIIATVVVIHRRRRSKAPVDMDLHETSHMELEGMKTSPENGLTHPKQPNITPCPSIVQNSLEYVAPLIQGQCPANNNVACMKPLYV